In the Acidobacteriota bacterium genome, GAGCCCGTGGCTTTCCATCCGACGGCCACGGAACCCGAGGAGACGAACTGCGCCGGTGTCCCGAGGGTCTCGTGCTTCCCGAGCCGGGTCATGAAAGCGGAGGCGTGTGCGGTCAGGCGCCGGCCCGCGTGGCTCGCCATCAGACCGAACGACGCGTCCGCGCTCCCCGACCCTCTCAGAGTCGAAGCATCGCCAGTGGGGAGCTCCAGCGACGTGACGACGCCCCATCGCACGGTCTCGCTCCCGCGGTACGGACGCGACCAGGCACCATGAAGCGCGATGTCGCCGATCTCACTCCCCACCATCCCGTTCGTCGCATCGAACGTCCGGCCGGGAACGCGCACGAAGTAATCATCCTGGCGTGCAAAGGTCCTCTCATCGTCCCTCAGCCCGAATGCCTCGTGGAATCCCTCGATGATCTCATCCGCCCACCCTCCGTGATAACTCATGACCGGCAGGTCGATCGCGAACTGGTAGCCGTCGCCGAAGGAGCGAACGGCGCGGAAGGTCGTGGTCTGGACTTCACCGTCGACCACGAAAAGGGGCCCCTTGAATTGATCGGCCGCATGCCGGATCGAAACCGACTCATCGTCGAGCTCGCGGAGACTGTCCGCAAAGAGTCGCGACTTCGCAAACGAATTCGCCGACGTCGTCGTCAGCCCGAGCTTCCATTGTGAGTCCTGAACCGCCGAGCTCCAGCCACCAGGCTGAAGAAAACCCTGCGTCAGCAGAAACCCGTCCCGAACCGGCAGCGGATCGAGCAGCTCGGAGGCACCGGCGTCCCCACCGGTCAACGCCCCTGCGAGAAGCAAAGCGGAAACGATTCTCAGAATGCGCCCGAGCGAAAAACGATGACTCATGATGCGATTGCCTCCTTTACATCCCGAACGAAATCCGCGAGCGTCCTCGATCGGAGATAACCCGCAAACGCCTCTTCCGCATCGGCGGTATACGTCGCGAGAATTCTGCAGACCGAGCTGCCGACCGGACAGTCCGGATTCGTATCTTCGTGAACGCGCATGACGGTCCGCTCCTCGACGGCGTGATAAATGTCGAGCAGCGAGATTTTCTCCGGAGAACGGAGCAGCATCGCTCCCCCTCGCCGGCCGGCCTGCACCGTCACCAGACCCGATGCCGAGAGCAAACCCATCAGTCTTCGGATCACCACCGGATTCGTATTCACGCTCGAAGCGACGAGATCCGAGCTCACCGGCTGTCCGGCTCGCAACGCGAGAAGCGCCAGGGCGTGGAGGGCGACTGCGAATCGACTGTTCATAGGGTCGAGGATGATCCACGGGGGTTGTCCGCGGATGCTTCTCGGAAATGGAACAAACTACATTACACTTAATTCCTTTGCCCTTCTTTACGTACGAATCGGCGTTTCACAGGTTTGAGCTGAGGTGATAGGGAGAAGGGCGCGCGGCGGGAGCGACGCGTCAGGGCCGCGCAAACGCGGCTGAAGGTTCGAGGTTTCGGTTTGAGCAACAGCCCGTTCAGACCCGGCCTAGGCCCGTCCTTCGGCGGCTCCTTATGAACCGGCAGTACGATCAGCGCTCCGCTTGGTCTGAGAATGCGGGCAGGCTCGCAAACTGGGAACCGTTCACTGGCAACCGGCAACCGGCGACCGAAAAAAGATAGACTCGACCCCCATGTCAGCCGTCACACATGCTTCTCCCCCCGACAAAGCCCCGATTCTCTCCAGTCTCGGTCCCGAGCCGTGGAAGGTTCCATGGTGGAAACCGGCGAAGGGGGACCGCCTCACCTTCCTCTATCTCGTCGGGATTCACCTACTCGCCCTGGTCGGGCTGATCCTCTTTCCCACCCCCGGCTGGAAGATCGCGCTGGTCACGGTGGGCGTCGCGTGGCTCGGCGGCTTTGGAGTCACGATCGGATACCACCGCTGTCTCGCCCATACGGCGCTTCGGCTCCATCCGGTGGTCCGCCACAGCCTGATCTTCTTCGCGATGTTCGGAGGCTCCGGCTCCCCCGATTCGTGGACAGCCAACCATCGACAGCATCATTCGAAAGTCGAGACTCCGGAAGACATCTCGAGCCCGTGGGTCGGCGGGTTCTGGTGGTCGCATCTCCGGTGGCTCTGGCAGGCGGGAGAGGTTCCACTCGACCGATGGTGTCCCGATCTCGACCAGCCGCAGTACCGGATATGGAACCGGCTTCAGATTCCGATTCTCGCGGTCTCACTTTTCGGGGGACTTCTCTTCGGTGCGGCGGCCTTCTTCTGGTTCGGCCCGATGCGGCTCGTCGTGTCGCTCCACGCGCAATGCTTCGTCAACAGCATCGCGCACATGAGAGAGGACCGGCTGGAAGGAGAAGATTCCTCACAGAACATCACATGGCTCGGTTTTCTTCACTTCTTCCAGGGGGAGAACTGGCACGCGAATCATCATGCGAAGCCGTCGGTCGCCCGCTTCGGGTGGACTCCGTGGCAGCTCGACTTCGGGTGGTACGCCATCGTTCTGCTCGAAAAGCTCGGACTGGCAACGAGGGTCAAACGTCCCGATCTTCAACGGTTGGAGGTTGGAGGTTGGAGGTTGGAGGTTGGAGGTTGGAGGTCAGTGTCGGTTCGTCATCCTGAGCCGCCGAAGGACGGCGAAGGATCTGGGGAGTGGATGAAAGGGTGACTTACGACCCCCGCCCAGATTCTTCGCCCGTGCTCCGCCGGGCTCAGAATGACGAGTGCTTTGCTCTTCAAACTGAATCCTGAATCCTGCCCCCTGAATCCTGTCTCCTCCAACCTCAAACCTCCGATCTTCACACGGTCTCAGAATTGCAATTAAGTACAGATAACATCAGTTGTTGCAACGTACAATCTATGGATCAGCCAGCTCGTGGACCGTTCTCGTGAGTCGTGCCGGTTGAAGAGAGGGCATAACTGGAGCGAAATGAACACGACAATCGACAACACCCCGCGAAAACGACCCGGAACGATCGACTATCCCGTCATGTCGTTCCTCATGCTGACCCCGATCGTCGGCATCATCGGAACGGCACTCTACACCTGGCACGTCGGCTTCGAGCCGTGGATGCTGATTCTCGCGCTCGGGATGTACCTCGCGGTCGGCCTGTCGATCTGCGCGGGCTACCATCGGTTCTTCTCGCACAAGAGCTACGAGGCTTCCCGGCCAGTCCAGATCTTCTACGCGATCTTCGGAGCAATGGCGGCACAGAACTCGATCCTCACCTGGTCGGCGAGTCACCGGGTTCATCACCAGTACGTCGACCGT is a window encoding:
- a CDS encoding DUF3187 family protein yields the protein MSHRFSLGRILRIVSALLLAGALTGGDAGASELLDPLPVRDGFLLTQGFLQPGGWSSAVQDSQWKLGLTTTSANSFAKSRLFADSLRELDDESVSIRHAADQFKGPLFVVDGEVQTTTFRAVRSFGDGYQFAIDLPVMSYHGGWADEIIEGFHEAFGLRDDERTFARQDDYFVRVPGRTFDATNGMVGSEIGDIALHGAWSRPYRGSETVRWGVVTSLELPTGDASTLRGSGSADASFGLMASHAGRRLTAHASAFMTRLGKHETLGTPAQFVSSGSVAVGWKATGSTAFLLQAGTWESPLRDLGFEELSDAIWQVTVALRHMITDRTAIHIAVGENVKSFENSSDLVVQIGLTRLSKLR
- a CDS encoding Rrf2 family transcriptional regulator, whose protein sequence is MNSRFAVALHALALLALRAGQPVSSDLVASSVNTNPVVIRRLMGLLSASGLVTVQAGRRGGAMLLRSPEKISLLDIYHAVEERTVMRVHEDTNPDCPVGSSVCRILATYTADAEEAFAGYLRSRTLADFVRDVKEAIAS
- a CDS encoding fatty acid desaturase codes for the protein MSAVTHASPPDKAPILSSLGPEPWKVPWWKPAKGDRLTFLYLVGIHLLALVGLILFPTPGWKIALVTVGVAWLGGFGVTIGYHRCLAHTALRLHPVVRHSLIFFAMFGGSGSPDSWTANHRQHHSKVETPEDISSPWVGGFWWSHLRWLWQAGEVPLDRWCPDLDQPQYRIWNRLQIPILAVSLFGGLLFGAAAFFWFGPMRLVVSLHAQCFVNSIAHMREDRLEGEDSSQNITWLGFLHFFQGENWHANHHAKPSVARFGWTPWQLDFGWYAIVLLEKLGLATRVKRPDLQRLEVGGWRLEVGGWRSVSVRHPEPPKDGEGSGEWMKG